Proteins found in one Tumebacillus sp. BK434 genomic segment:
- a CDS encoding NAD(P)/FAD-dependent oxidoreductase produces the protein MAKKVVILGAGYAGLVCALELNKLTTAQEVEIILVNKHEYHQLVTQLHEPAVGAKAEKDVTLSINSILGGKKIKFVKDMVVSIDKEAKEVTLENSKLSYDYLVVALGSETEYFGIPGLKEYSFTLKSVNQANRIREHIENCLKTYNQDKKDSKLTFVVGGAGFTGIELVGELADMLPVLAAKHNVPKDKIKLINVEAAPMILPGFDEELVSIAKKSLEGRGVQFIIGTPVVQVEPGVVHLKSGDTIPTETMIWTGGVRGVPVVAEAGFETEPRGRAKVDEYLRAVGNEDTWIIGDSCFVLAPNGRPYPPTAQISTQMGENAAVNIYSSMKHIKKEKFDPVLLGAVASLGRKEAIGSLGSKMKAKGWLAYRVKDASKYRYLAKIGALLKS, from the coding sequence ATGGCGAAAAAAGTCGTAATTCTAGGAGCCGGCTACGCTGGTCTCGTCTGTGCACTTGAACTGAACAAGTTGACGACGGCACAAGAAGTAGAGATTATCCTTGTCAATAAACATGAATATCATCAATTGGTGACCCAGCTGCACGAACCGGCAGTCGGCGCCAAAGCAGAAAAAGATGTCACGCTTTCGATCAACTCGATCCTTGGCGGGAAGAAGATCAAGTTCGTCAAGGACATGGTCGTGTCGATCGACAAAGAGGCGAAAGAAGTCACGCTGGAGAACAGCAAGCTGTCCTACGATTACCTGGTCGTTGCACTGGGTTCCGAGACAGAGTACTTCGGCATTCCGGGCCTGAAAGAGTACAGCTTCACCTTGAAGTCTGTCAACCAGGCGAACCGCATTCGCGAACACATCGAGAACTGCTTGAAAACATACAATCAGGACAAAAAAGACAGCAAGCTGACGTTCGTCGTCGGCGGTGCAGGCTTCACCGGCATCGAGCTGGTTGGTGAACTGGCCGACATGCTGCCGGTGCTGGCGGCGAAGCACAACGTGCCGAAAGACAAGATCAAGCTGATCAACGTCGAGGCAGCGCCGATGATCCTGCCGGGCTTTGATGAAGAGCTGGTCTCGATCGCCAAGAAGTCCTTGGAAGGGCGCGGCGTGCAGTTCATCATTGGCACTCCGGTCGTCCAAGTCGAGCCGGGCGTGGTGCACCTCAAGTCGGGCGACACCATCCCGACCGAGACGATGATCTGGACGGGCGGCGTGCGCGGCGTTCCGGTCGTGGCGGAAGCGGGCTTCGAAACCGAGCCGCGCGGCCGTGCGAAAGTGGACGAGTACCTGCGTGCTGTCGGCAACGAAGATACGTGGATCATCGGTGACTCCTGCTTCGTGCTGGCGCCGAACGGCCGTCCGTACCCGCCGACTGCGCAGATCTCCACCCAGATGGGGGAAAACGCTGCGGTGAACATCTACTCCTCGATGAAGCACATCAAGAAAGAAAAGTTCGATCCGGTGCTGCTCGGTGCAGTGGCGTCCCTCGGCCGCAAAGAAGCGATCGGCTCGCTCGGCAGCAAGATGAAAGCGAAGGGGTGGCTTGCGTATCGCGTGAAAGACGCGTCCAAGTACCGCTACCTGGCGAAGATCGGCGCCCTGCTCAAGTCCTAG